The following are encoded in a window of Streptomyces sp. SAT1 genomic DNA:
- a CDS encoding polysaccharide lyase family 7 protein: MTSSQRSRTIAAATLAALTAVLSVLGTGGADAADPKVAPGGNFDLSTWQLQEPVGSPGSPTTISSARLKGRDGYQDAYFYTDTRDGAMTFWAPEKGVTTPNSHYARSELREMNRGGGAADWPLRGTHRLSATLRVVSVTSDVCVGQIHLGSGGSSTKPLVELYYRAGGDIVLGTEDSPSGGQTLHPVGHVATGRTWRYTIAVTGGDTIDLTVNDSTTHYAVPSSFQQYKQYFKAGSYNQSSSDSTTKGARVAFYGLTVSHS; the protein is encoded by the coding sequence ATGACGTCGTCCCAGCGTTCCCGGACCATCGCCGCCGCGACCCTCGCGGCGCTCACCGCCGTCCTGTCCGTCCTCGGCACGGGCGGTGCGGACGCCGCCGATCCCAAGGTCGCGCCCGGCGGCAACTTCGACCTGTCCACCTGGCAGCTCCAGGAGCCGGTCGGCTCACCCGGCTCCCCGACCACCATCTCCTCCGCGCGCCTGAAGGGGCGCGACGGCTACCAGGACGCGTACTTCTACACCGACACCCGCGACGGCGCGATGACGTTCTGGGCCCCCGAGAAGGGCGTCACCACGCCCAACTCCCACTACGCCCGCTCCGAACTGCGCGAGATGAACCGGGGCGGCGGCGCCGCCGACTGGCCGCTGCGCGGCACCCACCGGCTGAGCGCCACCCTGCGCGTGGTCTCCGTGACGTCCGATGTGTGCGTGGGACAGATCCACCTCGGCAGCGGCGGCAGCTCCACCAAGCCGCTGGTGGAGCTGTACTACCGGGCGGGCGGCGACATCGTCCTCGGCACCGAGGACTCCCCCTCGGGAGGCCAGACCCTCCACCCGGTCGGACACGTCGCCACCGGCAGGACCTGGCGCTACACCATCGCCGTCACCGGCGGCGACACCATCGACCTGACCGTGAACGACAGCACCACGCACTACGCCGTCCCGTCCTCGTTCCAGCAGTACAAGCAGTACTTCAAGGCCGGTTCCTACAACCAGTCCTCCTCGGACAGCACCACGAAGGGTGCCCGGGTCGCCTTCTACGGACTCACCGTCAGCCACAGCTGA
- a CDS encoding M4 family metallopeptidase produces MSGIHEQAPAGDSAADAARAYLDQRRDRYRIPDARHDLVPGGTVSAHGEETVRLRQRHRGVPVLGGEYVVRMENHDGRRTVTGTSGKYFTGLTTGTTDGIGSALAVERAVDAVLGDLDDHHFAGRPAAAPGTDPADLLHGTDHGLVVLPAGPGLLTRHITVRGTGPADGAPVVREVYIDARAGYPVLQYSGVQTFGAARPAARPAARPAARPVPRAPDPRPLAAAEKGTGVRLDGTEVPLDIEHDETEGAYVLRDSTRIPQDDYHYGVLSTWDARGREVADTSGSWPDGIKEFSSPAPAFGADATASGAVDAHWAAGRVYDYFRAEHGRDSLDGHGMTVNSLVGVTGSYGTPYANAFWDGQKMVYGGGDDEYLPFSAALDVVGHEMTHGVIAHTANLMYAGQSGALNEAVADYFGNTIEASVYGIPAGDPDSGLLGERLCRTKGPRACATRDLDDGRTTTGSFVGVDFLNDNGGVHLNSTIFGGALWDARTELGAAVTDRIVYRALTQYLTPLDGFTEGRAAVLAAAEDLGTGAAGLRKLKGAFTAHGIVPGWELALGNDSRVLFDRINTAGAELGAGGGWWAASRSDEDGSEPYSVWAGRADGKGQPRLMSPNDGRYHTRPATDGRTVVWQAHGPGGVDILARSLSGGPVRTLWHGRSVGGATGVDGDVVAFDYYTYGGRSGIVYLSLKDPQDEHAVGGGTYHRAHGSSVSHGKVAYQDMSRVGLAATYAWTTRVADVATGEDRAVQRYDGSTSLGPTALNGTHVFWLLDEGLDANATTLRRAALDGSDVADLSPGSGPDALNAYDLAVSEDAAVVGTYLPDTVIRNESTPKLYQFAANGTPGAPGTRLGRVSCNRGAQTGASAPGGSQVIWLDSTTGRTDVVTRAGPTGRCG; encoded by the coding sequence GTGAGCGGCATCCACGAGCAGGCACCCGCCGGGGACAGCGCGGCGGACGCCGCCCGCGCCTACCTGGACCAGCGGCGGGACCGCTACCGGATCCCCGACGCCCGGCACGACCTGGTGCCCGGCGGGACGGTCAGCGCCCACGGCGAGGAGACCGTCCGGCTGCGGCAGCGCCACCGGGGCGTCCCCGTCCTGGGCGGCGAGTACGTCGTCCGGATGGAGAACCACGACGGCCGCCGCACCGTCACCGGCACCTCGGGCAAGTACTTCACGGGGCTGACCACCGGCACCACCGACGGCATCGGCTCCGCGCTCGCCGTGGAGCGGGCCGTGGACGCGGTCCTCGGCGACCTCGACGACCACCACTTCGCCGGACGGCCCGCAGCGGCGCCCGGCACCGACCCGGCGGACCTGCTGCACGGGACCGACCACGGCCTGGTCGTCCTGCCCGCCGGCCCCGGCCTCCTCACCCGGCACATCACCGTGCGCGGCACCGGTCCGGCGGACGGCGCGCCCGTGGTGCGCGAGGTCTACATCGACGCCCGCGCCGGATACCCCGTCCTCCAGTACAGCGGCGTCCAGACCTTCGGCGCCGCCCGCCCGGCCGCCCGCCCGGCCGCCCGCCCGGCCGCCCGTCCGGTGCCGCGCGCCCCGGACCCCCGGCCGCTCGCCGCCGCCGAGAAGGGCACCGGTGTCCGGCTCGACGGGACCGAGGTCCCCCTCGACATCGAGCACGACGAGACCGAGGGCGCCTATGTGCTGCGCGACAGCACCCGCATACCCCAGGACGACTACCACTACGGCGTGCTGTCCACCTGGGACGCCCGCGGCAGGGAGGTCGCCGACACGAGCGGCAGCTGGCCCGACGGCATCAAGGAGTTCAGCTCCCCGGCTCCCGCGTTCGGCGCCGACGCCACCGCCTCGGGCGCCGTGGACGCGCACTGGGCCGCCGGGCGGGTCTACGACTACTTTCGCGCCGAGCACGGCCGCGACAGCCTCGACGGCCACGGCATGACCGTCAACTCCCTGGTGGGGGTGACCGGTTCCTACGGAACGCCGTACGCCAACGCCTTCTGGGACGGCCAGAAGATGGTCTACGGCGGCGGTGACGACGAGTACCTGCCGTTCTCCGCCGCCCTGGACGTCGTCGGGCACGAGATGACGCACGGCGTGATCGCGCACACCGCGAACCTGATGTACGCCGGCCAGTCCGGCGCGCTGAACGAGGCCGTCGCGGACTACTTCGGCAACACCATCGAGGCGTCCGTGTACGGCATCCCCGCCGGCGACCCGGACTCCGGGCTCCTGGGCGAACGGCTCTGCCGGACCAAGGGCCCCCGCGCGTGCGCGACCCGCGACCTCGACGACGGCCGCACCACCACCGGCTCGTTCGTCGGAGTGGACTTCCTCAACGACAACGGCGGCGTCCACCTCAACTCGACCATCTTCGGCGGCGCCCTGTGGGACGCCCGCACCGAGCTGGGCGCCGCCGTGACCGACCGGATCGTCTACCGGGCGCTCACCCAGTACCTCACCCCGCTCGACGGGTTCACCGAGGGACGCGCGGCCGTGCTCGCCGCCGCCGAGGACCTCGGCACCGGCGCGGCGGGACTGAGGAAGCTCAAGGGCGCCTTCACCGCCCACGGCATCGTGCCCGGCTGGGAACTCGCCCTCGGCAACGACAGCCGGGTGCTGTTCGACCGGATCAACACGGCCGGCGCCGAACTGGGCGCGGGCGGCGGCTGGTGGGCGGCGTCCAGGTCCGACGAGGACGGCTCGGAGCCGTACTCGGTGTGGGCGGGCCGCGCCGACGGCAAGGGGCAGCCCAGGCTGATGAGCCCCAACGACGGCCGCTACCACACCAGACCCGCCACCGACGGCAGGACCGTGGTGTGGCAGGCGCACGGACCGGGCGGCGTCGACATCCTCGCCCGGTCGCTCTCCGGCGGCCCGGTCCGCACCCTGTGGCACGGCCGCAGCGTGGGCGGCGCGACGGGCGTCGACGGCGACGTGGTGGCCTTCGACTACTACACCTACGGCGGCCGCAGCGGCATCGTCTACCTCAGCCTCAAGGACCCGCAGGACGAACACGCCGTCGGCGGCGGCACCTACCACCGCGCGCACGGGTCCTCGGTGAGCCACGGCAAGGTCGCCTACCAGGACATGAGCCGGGTGGGACTGGCCGCCACCTACGCCTGGACCACCCGCGTCGCGGACGTGGCGACCGGCGAGGACCGGGCGGTCCAGCGGTACGACGGCTCCACGTCCCTCGGCCCCACGGCCCTCAACGGCACCCATGTCTTCTGGCTGCTCGACGAGGGCCTGGACGCGAACGCGACGACGCTGCGCCGTGCCGCCCTCGACGGCTCCGACGTGGCCGACCTCAGTCCGGGCAGCGGCCCCGACGCCCTGAACGCCTACGACCTGGCGGTCTCCGAGGACGCCGCGGTCGTCGGCACCTATCTCCCCGACACCGTGATCCGCAACGAATCCACCCCCAAGCTCTACCAGTTCGCCGCGAACGGCACCCCGGGCGCGCCCGGCACCCGGCTGGGCCGGGTGTCCTGCAACCGGGGCGCGCAGACCGGGGCCTCCGCCCCGGGCGGCAGCCAGGTGATCTGGCTGGACTCGACGACCGGGAGGACGGACGTGGTGACCCGGGCCGGGCCCACGGGCCGCTGCGGCTGA